ttcATAAAGTTAGTTCCGTAAATCGAAAATAATGCAATATCTAGATGAAAATGTATTTCCTTTTCACAAGAATACATTTATAAACATTTCATAACCTAATTTTCACTCATTAATTTCCAGAAAATTAAAATCAAATTACGAATTTCATACTAAAATCAAATTAATCATAACTTTCAATCCGTAAATCAGAATCATATGATATTGATATTGCTCATCCACGCTACGTTTCTCACGCAATATCTACCTCGTTTTACTCGGTTTTCATTTCCTAAGTGCTTAAAAAGTTATGATCTTGTGTTTAATTGTGTTCTGAGTGCTATTGCAGTTCTAAGTgtaaatttggtgtaaaattgatcaAAGTGTGCAAATGtatcaagaaaactgcaaagtgctCAACCTGGCAACAAGAACGACGTTTCATCATCAAAGAACGCTGTTTCATCTTCAAGAACATCATTCCAAAGCCAAGAACGACATTCTACCTGGGGAATTTACAAAGGAAATGGAAACATAAAAACATGGCATTTGAAGCACGATTCAGGAACGACGTTCCATAATTAAGAATGGTGTTCCACATTTAGAGGCCAAGAACGACGTTCTTAAAATAGGAACGACGTTCCTCTGTATTTTCTGGGCAGTTTTCGAAGAGTATAAATAGAAAGAGATGAAGGGTTTTATCATATCTGATTCAATAGAACAGTAGCTAGTGCGTGGTGGCTGGtaaaattagggtttgataggtAGATTATTGAGTTTTCCATCAGGTTTTCATCATATAATTCATTCTACATCAAGGATTTGAAGATTGAATCAAGATCTATggcttgttcttcatcatcttcatctagtCACTTTTGTAATTTCTTAAGTTTGGTACAATCTACTCTTATTTATTGCTTAATGATGTTCAAATTTACTCTTATTACTTGTATTgatcttgttctagccatgattggctagattTTATGATGTACACTTGTTTATTAAGCTTGATAGCTAATAATTGTTTATATCTATGTTATTGATTGTGTTTGGATGAATAATTAAGTTGATAATTGTGGTTTTTCATTAGAATTAGTCACAAGATCCTTTGTTATGCTTGTTTTGGACTTaactttgattatatgagttgtgtaGCCTTTAAAGGAatttgattagtgaagcaacttgtacttcaacacttaggtgatctacaCAATCAAATTGGGGCTTTCAAGGGATTGGGGTCTTAGTTtggattggttttcaattggtccttagtcaacatagtgaagttggttttcttaagggattttgattaCCGAAGGGTTTTAGGGGATTTTAACCTAGGCTAAGTACTAATGACAATTGCATGATTCAACAAGATTCAATTAATGCAAGCTTATGGGAATTTGTAAGTGTGGATTGATCATAAGaacatctagtagggatactagtCCAAATTTTGACCACAATCAGCTCTTAAGTGAACAATAGAACAATCCTAATGCCTCAAGTAGATTAAGCAAGTGTACATGcctttaatattgatatttacataatcacTCTTAGTTTCTAGTTTTAAATTGCAATAGTTTTCTTAATATCTAAAATTCAAAACCCCCCAACCAAACAAATCTTCGGATGACTATGAGTTTTTATCGATTCAACTACCaatcaccgctctcttgggacgaaccttaaaCGGAATACTTTCTAATTACAACTACCGAGTTATTGTTTCTCGAATGATTATAAAATTTGAAGATAAAATATATGTTTGTGAATCGAGTATCAAACTTCATGGTGCCGCTGCTTGGGAGCAATTAGCTAGTTGTatatttgttttaagcttttaatcgttcgatccttttgtaaggatttatccttgcaaaagttacttttcttgtttatatatattatttgtgtttggAAAAccatttgtgtttgtgttgtgatcgAAGGTTAGGTACCGTGGTGTATGAAAAGGAGATCCCAAAAGGATGAAGAGTTCAAATATCCATTTTTCGATCCGGAGAGACACGTTTACGAGGTTTACAAGcgtagagaagaaagggtattaaagaaaaaattttgaggttttgccattttgtttagaaaATATGGATGATAACGGTCAATCAATTCATCCCGAGGGTAATCCAATTGGTCATGGTCTACTGGTTAATCAAGATCAACAAGTTGATCCAAATGACATGCCAATGTGGAACGCTAGGTTGGTTGCACCTACGGTGGAGCCTCCGGCTATTACTTAACCGCCCATCAGGGCCGAGAATTGGAAAATCGAGGGTAATTTCTTCACAGTGATTAAAGATGTGCTATATCATGGGTTAATGGAGGAGAATCCTTTCGAACACCTTCAACAATTTAACGACATTTGTGATCTTTATAAGCACAAAGATGTTACTGATGATGCATATAAGTTAAGTGCATTCCCTTTTACTCTTCAAGGTGATGTGAAAGTTTGGTTAAGGAATCTACCTTCCAATTCGATTAGGAATTTTTAAGATTTAAGCGATGCTTTTATCAATCACTTCTTTCCACCATCAAAGGCGGAACGACTTAGTATGGAGATTAATGCATTCACTCAATGGAGTGATGAGTCTTTCTATGATGAATCGATACGATTTAAGAAGATGTTAAGAGCTTGTCCACCACATGGATTGACTAAGAAAGAGTACATCAACACGTCCTACTGGGGTACTAATCTATTGAAAAGACAAACTCTTGATTCCTCACgggaggagtgtttatgtataaatAACCAAATGCGGCTAAAACTTTGTTGGAAGACATCTCAGTTCATACTTACGAGTGGGCCCCTTCACCTCGAGATTAGCCAAGGAAAAGTGTAGCTCAAGTGGAGAGTGACAACGGTCAAATCACGCTTGCAAGTttgaacaatcaatttcaatcATACGAGGAGTTGAAAAAGTTGCAACAATCAATAATCGCAATGCAAGTAGGTTGTGAAAGGTGCGATGGCCCACATCTCacaaagaattgtcctcaaatcAACCAATACAACCATATTGATTTGGACAATAATCCCATGAATTCGAATGCTCATGTCAACTATGCGAGTAATCAAAACTATCAAAGGGGTGGATCATCAAACCAAGGAAACAACTCTTATCAACAAAATCAAGGCTACTACAACTCTAACCAAAAGCAAGTCTCATTCAACACTCAAAACAACCCACTACCCGGATTTACCAGTCAAAACCAAAACCAAAGTTACAATCCAAACTACTATTACCAAAAACGAAACAAATGTACAATCACAAAACAACCATTCCTATAACAACCAACCGTATACCAACCAAGGAAATCAAAGTTttcaaaacaaccaaggttatagtcaacaacaaaataaccaaggttacaatcaacaattTCAACAAAATACTCAACAATTCCAACCTTCAAAAAGTCTAGAGGAGATGATGCAAAATTATATAAAGAAGGTGGAGACAACCGAAGCATTTCTAACCAAAGAGAATGATTTCTTAAAGCAACAAATACGACACCAATAAGTCTCGTTTCAAAACCTTGAGAGCACCACTGGAGACTTTCTAACTAAGTTTCCGAAAGACCTCAAGGTACTTTGCCATCCAACACTCAAGTCAATgcaaacaacaactacaataacaaccagagcaaccaacaatctcaacaacaCCAACAAAACCAAAACCACAACAACACAAGAGTCATTCCTATCGAGAGCAACACTACCAATCAAAACAACAACCAAGCGAGTTCATCAAATGCTACACCTAATCACAACTATGCTCAAGTGAACTCGATTGCTTCAATCAAAAAGGAGGATCAACCCGAAattcagtgttgtaaatctcccgagatctcgtttttagaaggcaaccgagatgagatgttcatctcccgagatttctcggtcaacggggtcaaacttagtcaaagccacgatttctcggattttcttgctagtttgtaagattttcttgtataattcgtaatttctaagattttctcactcatttctcggatatttttgtaaaatcttgtaaaaaagtatataaatatacatatagttatgtttttatgtatatttttattaaaaaaactacaaagtcaacgtaagtcaacgtccgagatctcctcgagatttttccgagatgccgagatccccctaaaaagtccaaacgagatctccccgagatccaaaTTCTCCAACCTTGACCCGAATGTCCTCATGTTTTTACATTCGACATTGAAAATGATGAGCTTGATTTGGAGGAAGCATTGGAAATCAACACAATGGATtttggggtatttaagtttttggaTGATTCAGAAGTGGCGAAGTTTATTTCCTATCAAGTGAAAAGTGTGATGTCCATGGAGGCTACCGAGTCGACATGCAAGAAATTAGAGAGTTATTTTgagaaaatcaaattgggaaaggtAGAAAAAGGGTCAAAGGTTGAAAGTGTCTGGAATGCGAAGGAGAAAAAGAACGAGGTCGAGGTTGTTGCTACATCAATAAAAGAGAAATATGAGACACCGGTTCCATATCATCAACCATCGCTTCCTACACATCTAAAAGATGTggattgtaagtcaaccctaaccgAGAATGAAAGTACTTATGTTAAACTCCCCTTGGAGGAGGTGCTCGAAAATATGCCCAACTATGAGAAATTTTTGAAGTCACTCATGGCCAAGAAGGGAGAGGTTAAGCAAGCATCCATCGCTTTCTTGAAAAAGGAGTGTGATGGGATTTTAAAAAAATGCAACTTACCACCAAAAATGAATGATCTCGGGCCTTTCCTCATGCCATGCAATGTGAACAGGTCAGAGAGGTTTACATCTTTAGCCGACTTGGGGGCTAGTAGCAACTTTATGCCCTATTCTATCTACCAAAGGTTAGGCCTAGGTGATCTTTCACCCATTAAAATGGGAGTGAAGTTAATTGACCAATCCATTAACCCTAGTGTGGGGATCCACAAAGATCTAATTGTGAAAGTAGGGGAGATTGAATTCCCGGCCAATTTTGTGATTGTTGATATAAAGGAAGACTCGATTGTGCCACTCGTATTAGGATGACCATTTTTGGCAACCGCGGGttctttctttgactttagaaTCGGTAAGTTGACTCCTAGGGATAAAGGCAAGTGCATGAGCATTCGTGGCAAATATGCGAAATTACCACCAATTCCCTTAACCACACCATAAATTGTTGTTAGTGTGAAATGCACTACAAGCACAATTCAAGTTGGTTCACCAACTAAATGTGGTGGGGAATTGATCAAAGCACCTTTAAGTAAGCCTAAAGACCCAATTGATATAATTGACAAGTCCATGAAGAAGTTGTATGGGCGGGTACATCATGCATCATCCAAAATGGATGAGCATTTGAGAAAATGCCTAGTATCTAATTTGTCAAAACATGAGAAGTGCAAACTTAAGGAGTTAATTAATGAAGCTAAAGTAGTGAACAATTGGCTATTGTTAATGTTAGATAGTGGTTGTCATGGTGGTGGTCCCCTTAGCTCAAAGGGAGGGGAAATTTACCACCTCAGTGTTAGTTGAAACTTAAGTGGAGTTGAGTTGGGTGATGGACTCATTAAACACTTTCCACAATTTTTTATATAGCTCATTTAGTTGCATTTCATATagacttgtatgatattgtctttCCTTTAGTGGCATACACATATAGACTGCATTTCATACATTTGGGTAAACTAGAAAAGATCAAAAATAGTTGGTGAATAGGTTAGATTGTGTTTTATGCTAGAAAAACTGCATTTCATGACCATGAACGAAGTTCTTGTATTAACAACGATGTTCTCGATTTAAAACTTATACAGTAGCACTTTCTAGGCAGTTTTAAGAACGATGTTCTGAATTAAGAAGGACATTCTTGTTTTAGTTAGAACGACGTTCCTGAGTGGTGGAACGACGTTCTTGATTGAATTTGATCAGAGGCACTTTCTCGCCCGTTTGAGGAACGGCGTTTTCATAATTAAAAATGATGTTCCTAATTAAGAACGACGTTCCAGCATATGGAACAGCGTTCCAGGCCCTGTTTTGAATGTGTTTTGTGGGTTTATTTAAATTAATTTTTCACACTCATATAATTCTCTtactttcgacttacacacttaaaaACCTGATTTCTTAAGTTTAATTTATCTATTTTCTTCAAGGATCTTGCCAATTTATCAACATCAAACATGTTTCGAGTATGATCTTGCACTTATTTCACTTTATTGTACTTATTTGTGAAATCTTCATGCTTTTTACCTTGTGTGCTATGCTTGTCAATTATGCTACATCTAAGTTAATTATGATGATATAATTGTTGATTCTAGGTTGTAATATTGTTGATTTACATGTTTGCCATGTTTAATTGCACAATTTCAACTTTGTGATTCTAGGGTTTTCAAAAATTGGGACTTATTAAGTTTAGTTGTTTGCGATGAAATTAAGTGTTATCTAAGGTTATTTGCTAGTTAACCAACGTACTATTGCCAGGTACTCTAGAATTTAGTGTTTCTTTCATTATggaattgaaattagggtttttgaacTTAGGGTTTGACAGGCGTTGACTTTTTGATACCGAAATTGTGATTTGAAGCATGAAACACCTCTGGCTAGTGATTTTTATATGTGCTTTCGGTATGCTTGTAAGGTAATTTAGGTTTTCTGGAATTGCACTTATCTAGTTTAACTCGAGTTAACCATTGTCCAGTTGTTGCATATTGATCATTTTAGCCTAAACATAACAATTATGAAGCATGTGTTAATGGATTAAATGTCGGGGGCGTGTGACCCATTGTTGTTAAGTGTGAGAAGTTGAATGATTGCTAATGTAATGTTATGAAGTTGTGGATGTGTTTATTGTTTATTGCATTTGTGTTGTAGGTGATTTACAAAGGCAAAGGGAAGGAGAAAGCATCCAGTATTGATAAATGGTTACAAGAGGTTCTTCATGACGAGAATCTAAGGTCTCGAATGCTTAATAGAATTCAAATGCTGGTGTGCCCGGCCAAGTACATTGATTGGCCTCCATTAGAAATAGCAGGAATGGTTAGTGAGATTGGGGATTCGTTAAAAGTTGAGTACTTTCGTCAAAGCATATCCCCCAGGGGGACCTTTGCTTGACATCCGTGAGGATGTCTACCCTTTGTTAACTCGGGAATTTCTAACTACCTTAAGAGTTAACTTCAAAGTACATTCTCTGTGGCTAGAAGATTACCTCGCATTTAGGTTAGGAGGGGAGGAATGGCGATTAAGCATGGCACAATTCATGGCGAGTCTAAATCTCTACAAGGATACCTAACCCAATGTCACTTTCATGTACTTGTCCAAATGGGAAACGTTTAATCCAAATGAGTTCGATCCAAAAAGGGTTTGGCATAAGATTAGTAATACCGAGTTCACACCATCCAACCAAGTGCCTCACGCACTTTCTAGTCCTAAGCTTAGATGTATTCAAGGGTTCTTTACAAATACGGTTTTTCACCGCGTAGAGGATAAGGATAAGATGACATTGCTCGATATTTGGTTAGTCCATAGAGTTTACAAGAGAAAGCATGTTCATGTTCCCAACCCCGTTGAAGCTACATCTTTGATGCAATTGGAGACAAACCGAAGCTCCCAAGTGTTGGTGGTCACTATGTAACTCGCCTTGCCAAGTTCTTAAAGGTTGACTTCGATGGGTTTGATAAGTTTCCAATGACCCAGTTCGGTGTCAAAGAGTACAAAGAAGGGCATATCCTAAGGGAACTTCACGCAACTCGATCACACGTTGTGGGGTGAAGGAACCTCGGCACATCAAGGTTAAGTGGTAACAAATATCAACCGTGATTTATGAAATAATTCTATGATTTGGCTTGTAACTTATATCACTTTAATAATTGTGTGTGAAACTAAGGATCACTGATTTGGTGTGAGGTAGTACACTTGTATTGCTACTCTCGCACAATATCACACTATGATTGTAATAACTTTGTGATTGCTTGTGCATTTGTTTGTGGTTCTTTTACTTGTTTGTAGATCTTAGTGGCAGGATACACTTTTTAATGATTGatccaagtctggcattaagttcaggcatCAATCTCATCAACTTGCATTCTTTGGTGACTAAGTATTATCCGATTGATGACAACAAAGATCACTTGATCTACTTCGGTTTTTATTTCTCTCCTCTCTTCTATTCTATTTTCAAAATGCCCCTCATTTTTACTTATTTCATCATTTaaatgcaatgagggcattgcatcaaactaaatgtaggggaGAGAGTTAAAATCtcgggtcattttgaacttttCGGTTAAACTTGTCACATACACTACAAAGATAAAACTTGCAATGTTGATaaaatttttggaacaagtttttaaccattacattaaTTCATATCTTAAATAATcaaatggttaaaacttgtaaattgTTTCAacttcaaggaagtaaagtcttccttttatACTTGCAATTCTCaagtgggagtaaagtctcccacttTCAAATGATTTTTGTGCTTAAAATGATGAAATCAAATGAAAAATCGAAACTTTTgcatgaaagtaaagtctttcatgcGGGTTCCAAAAACCACGTGCTTAAAGCTTTATGCTTTAACACTTCCAGATGACTCAAGTCCATCCATTTTTAGGAAGTCAAGTTTCCCGAATATCGCATTACTTGGTGTGGGatacttcctaatccacaccattttatattgacattggttgtctcatcatttcacgatgtttcaaccgatgtatcataccgtgggaagaggagccttgagcttcataaTGTGCTTTCCTTTataggagcaatggcttcgtgctagtgttggcTATGGCACTCTTGTCCGTTCAGTTATGTAGGGGTAGTTTCTACTTCCTACCCTTTCTAAAAATAAGCATAAaaacttgttatgtgggaagtatccGTGTGAATAAAAGCCTTGATCTTTGACACTCTCGGGAGAGTTGAGTCCTCCCATTTGTtgttttggaagtcaagtcttccaaacttggaagtaaagtcttccaagttaagttGTGTAACAAAAGACCTAAACTTGGAAATAAAAGTCTTCTAAGTATCGCGCAATGGACCCACCGTTAATCTTACACCCATGGTAGTTACTTCTCTATCGCTATTGGCACCAAGTAGTATGTTTACCGGGAGAGTAGCTACCTGTGCGACCGTCCCACCACCGGGGTGGCTTGTATGCACACAACCTTATGAGCCAAAGATAGTTAGTGTCTCATCGCCTTCAATACAAGAAGGTAGTTCACTTAGGTGATATACCGGGGCATTAACTATCCGTGCAGTTATCCCAAAACCGGGATGACTTTAGAATGCACAAAGcttttaaaccataaaattttcggaaaacttgtctagTTTCACAACTTGACTCGTTTTCACTTTTCAAAaacaaaaatggttttcttaaagccTTGTCTTCCTTAAGGCTTAAACGTTTTCTTGGGTAACTAATGTGACTTGCCGCTCCATTGAATCAAAACGAAGCTTGCGGGCAATCCTCGACTTGGTGGTGATGAATTTGGGGTGAAAAGATGAAGTCTTTGCTTGTGGTGATTTGTTGAATGCTCCTAGAAAGGTTTGCACTAAAAAGCTCGAATCTTGATATGTTTACTCTTAATTGCAAATCTTGTGGATATTTGAGCCTTTCTAGGGAGCATGTTGTTTGATCGTTTGTTTCAAGATGAATGAAGATGTGTAGATGTTTAGCCTAGGCTTGAATTTGTTTGATTTGAGGATATTTGAAGATTTGGAGCTTGATATGGAAGAATGGTGTGTATTTTTGAGGTTCAATTGAAGATTTGGTCAAGAATTGCCACCCCCACCATTGCCCATATGATGAATTGTAGAGGTTTGAAGCTTGATGTTTGAGTTTTTGCTAGTGTTTGAAGAAGACAAGATGAAGTTATGCTTTGTCCTAAGCAAATGCAAGTATTTCGAGATCACTCTAGCCGTCAAAGTGCACATTCATGAAGGTATCAATTGTTGCCCAAACTTTTACACTTTGGATTTGATCACTTATTGATATTTGTCTCCAAGTCTTGTTTATTGTTAtgcttacttgaggacaagcaagattcaaatgtagggggtttgatgtTGCTCATCCGCGCTATGTTTCTCAAGCAATATCTACCTTGTTTTACTCAGTTTTCGTTTCCAAAGTGCTCAAAAAGTTATGATCTTGGATTTAATTGCGTTCTGAGTGTCATTGCAGCTCTAAGTGTAAATTTGGTTTAAAATTAACCAAAGTGTGCAAATGtatcaagaaaactgcaaagtgctCAACCTGGCAACAAGAACGAAGTTCCATCATCAAAGAACGGTGTTCCATCTTCAAGAACGCCGTTCCAAATCCAAGAACGACGTTCTACCTGGGGAATTTACAAAGGAAATGGAAACAAAAAAAGATGGCATTTGGAGCACGATTCAGGAACGACGTTCCATAATTAAGAACGGCGTTCCACATTTAGAGGCCAAGAACGACGTTCCTAAAAGAGGAACGACGTTCCTCTGTATTTTTTGGGCAGTTTTTGAAGAGTATAAATAGAAAGAGATGAAGGGTTTTATCATATCTCATTCAATAGAACAGTAGCTAGTGCATGGTGGCTGGtaaaattagggtttgataggtAGATTATTGAGTTTTCCATCAGGTTTTCCTCATCTAATTCATTCTACATTAAGGATCTGAAGATTGAATCAAGATCTAgggcttgttcttcatcatcttcatctagtCACTTTTGTAATTTCTTAAGTGTGGTACAATCTACTCTTATTTATTGCTTAATGATGTTTAGATTTACTCTTATTACTTGTATTAATCTTGTTCTATTCATGATTGGCTAGATTTTATGATGTACACATGTTTATGAAGCTTGATAGCTAAGGATTGTTCATATCTATGTTATTGATTGTGTTTGGATGAATATTTAAGTTGATAATTGTGGTTTGTCATTAGAATTAGCCACAAGATCCTTTGTTATGCTTGTTTTGGACTTGACTATGATTATATGAGTTGTGTAGCCTTCAaagggatttgattagtgaagcaacttgtacttcaacacttaggtgatctagataaTCAAATTAGGGCTTTCAAGGGATTGAGGTCTTAGTTTAgattggttttcaattggtccttagtcaacatagtgaagttggttttcttaagggattttgattaCCAAAGGGTTTTAGGGGACTTTAACCTAGGCTAAGTACTAATGACAATTGCATGATTCAACAAGATTCAATTAATCCAAGCTTATGGGAATTTGTAAGTGTTGATTGATCATAAGaacatctagtagggatactagtCCAAAGTTTAAACA
This genomic window from Rutidosis leptorrhynchoides isolate AG116_Rl617_1_P2 chromosome 2, CSIRO_AGI_Rlap_v1, whole genome shotgun sequence contains:
- the LOC139889943 gene encoding uncharacterized protein — encoded protein: MDFGVFKFLDDSEVAKFISYQVKSVMSMEATESTCKKLESYFEKIKLGKVEKGSKVESVWNAKEKKNEVEVVATSIKEKYETPVPYHQPSLPTHLKDVDCKSTLTENESTYVKLPLEEVLENMPNYEKFLKSLMAKKGEVKQASIAFLKKECDGILKKCNLPPKMNDLGPFLMPCNVNRSERFTSLADLGASSNFMPYSIYQRLGLGDLSPIKMGVKLIDQSINPSVGIHKDLIVKVGEIEFPANFVIVDIKEDSIVPLVLG